The Arachis hypogaea cultivar Tifrunner chromosome 16, arahy.Tifrunner.gnm2.J5K5, whole genome shotgun sequence genome contains a region encoding:
- the LOC140180107 gene encoding uncharacterized protein, with the protein MVTSREWTSSAYSKEAKAKKFVDQVLDSKFWNQCTDIVKLTEPLVHVLRIVDSKDRAAMGFFYQAMYKAREDMVKRFQKRKRVVEPYLKILDSRWNLQLKRNLHAAGYWLNPAFQFNSAEFDKHKETIFGLLDVIERYAYGDADLITKLTSEKKIFKNAEGDFGRQSAIRERSTVMPDQWWESYGCGAPNLQKLAIRVLSQTCSSSGCEHELNLEDDRNDGEANNTSVENANQNETNQHVAPDLSDEERYPDFEVTPWI; encoded by the exons ATGGTGACATCTAGAGAATGGACAAGTTCAGCTTACTCTAAAGAAGCCAAAGCAAAAAAGTTTGTGGATCAAGTCTTAGATTCTAAATTTTGGAATCAATGCACTGATATTGTTAAGCTTACGGAGCCACTTGTTCATGTATTGCGTATTGTGGATAGTAAAGATAGAGCTGCAATGGGTTTCTTTTATCAAGCTATGTATAAGGCTAGGGAAGACATGGTGAAGAGGTTTCAAAAAAGAAAGAGGGTTGTTGAACCTTATTTGAAGATTTTAGATTCACGTTGGAATTTACAACTTAAAAGAAACCTTCATGCTGCTGGTTATTGGTTAAATCCAGCTTTTCAATTTAATTCTGCAGAATTTGACAAGCACAAAGAAACAATTTTTGGCCTACTAGATGTGATTGAGAGATATGCTTACGGTGATGCTGATTTGATTACTAAATTGACAAGTGAGAAGAAAATCTTTAAGAATGCTGAAGGAGACTTTGGGAGACAGTCTGCAATACGTGAGCGAAGCACAGTGATGCCTG aTCAATGGTGGGAATCTTATGGATGTGGAGCACCAAACCTGCAAAAGTTAGCAATTCGTGTTTTGAGTCAAACTTGCAGTTCTTCAGGTTGTGAGC ATGAATTGAATCTGGAAGACGATCGAAATGATGGTGAAGCTAATAATACTTCTGTGGAAAATGCAAATCAGAATGAAACCAATCAACATGTAGCTCCAGATTTGTCAGATGAAGAAAGATATCCAGACTTTGAAGTTACTCCTTGGATATAA